Proteins encoded by one window of Desulfovibrio sp. Huiquan2017:
- a CDS encoding outer membrane lipoprotein carrier protein LolA, producing the protein MSRISVTVFVMVSCLLLPVLAGAADPIPAQDLPDLIQKRYETLKTFQADFTQELTNVASGEVDKREGKIWFRQPSQVRWETSAPEKELLVVGAKFAWDYIPDEELAIKYGVSTLLDSKTILRFLSGQANIKEDFVVKTEWPGADEVRAKWGKDLTVLQLVPKEAEPGMVLAFVGVAPDTGLLKQVMIVDFYGNGNEVKLSNVETDVDLAPAMFTFTPPKGTQVEDNTQGF; encoded by the coding sequence ATGTCTAGAATTTCCGTTACCGTTTTCGTCATGGTCTCGTGCCTGCTGCTGCCTGTCCTGGCCGGAGCGGCCGATCCCATTCCCGCGCAGGACTTGCCGGACTTGATTCAGAAGCGATACGAGACCCTTAAAACCTTTCAGGCCGACTTCACCCAGGAGCTGACCAACGTGGCCAGCGGCGAGGTGGACAAGCGCGAGGGCAAGATCTGGTTCCGCCAGCCTTCTCAGGTTCGCTGGGAGACCTCGGCCCCGGAAAAGGAACTCCTCGTGGTCGGGGCGAAATTCGCCTGGGATTATATTCCGGACGAGGAGCTGGCCATCAAGTACGGAGTCTCGACTCTGCTGGATTCCAAGACGATCCTGCGTTTCCTCTCGGGGCAGGCCAATATCAAGGAAGATTTCGTAGTCAAGACCGAGTGGCCGGGCGCGGACGAGGTTCGGGCCAAGTGGGGCAAGGATTTGACCGTGCTGCAACTGGTGCCCAAGGAGGCCGAGCCGGGCATGGTCCTGGCCTTTGTCGGCGTGGCGCCGGACACCGGTCTGCTCAAGCAGGTCATGATAGTGGATTTTTACGGCAACGGGAATGAGGTCAAGCTGTCCAACGTGGAAACCGATGTGGACCTGGCCCCGGCCATGTTCACCTTCACTCCGCCCAAGGGTACGCAGGTGGAGGACAACACCCAGGGGTTCTAA
- a CDS encoding DNA translocase FtsK, with the protein MARRRKTTVQTEERKGRGNEAVGLFFLFLSAFLFLSILSFNPGDPSFNQAVTAGGKVQNVVGYAGSYCAGFLVEIFGMGAVVWPLYFLYLGLARFVARLKLSPLRWLGLVGLFVAFEAWAMHPWFFNVPEDAYGLIGSGFFGRSIITKYTLPYLRPVGTFLLWLFVTIVSLQAVVGFTWASVWALLVRWWEIYREGAARRAGKRAERREAKALDKERAAEPVEEDMGLQFVDLDAGEADRPAKPVQPVKQPKPKPAPVKPAAAKAPAAPGGLPSVELLTAPPAQHTSQTPAVLQPLADRLKECLNDFNVQGEIQRVVPGPVVTMFEFKPAPGIKVSKIENLTDDIALALRAESVRIEAPIPGKDSVGVEIPNIEREMVYLREVLESKEFTGSKSPLTLALGKDIQGGFKVADLARMPHLLVAGATGAGKSVGINGFLLSLLYKAGPDDVKLLLVDPKRIELAPYADLPHLVHPVVTDMNMAKSALEWAVFEMDCRYEKMAQLGVRNIEGYNKKLEEMGDNVPEEFENMKHMPYLVIIIDELADLMMTAAKEVEQCIVRLAQLARAAGIHMILATQRPSVDVVTGLIKANFPTRISFFVTSKFDSRTILDGVGAERLLGKGDMLFKPSGGKLKRMHGAYVDETEIAHVVDFWKEAVPQEFELDFSDWSPGGGSDAAPGGVGSTGDPVYDEAVQFVLSQGKASISLLQRRLRIGFNRAARFIEQMEMDGILGPQEGSKPRKVIKPE; encoded by the coding sequence ATGGCGAGACGACGGAAAACCACGGTTCAAACGGAGGAACGAAAAGGGCGCGGCAATGAGGCCGTGGGGCTCTTTTTCCTGTTTCTCTCCGCGTTTCTTTTCCTAAGCATTCTTTCCTTCAACCCCGGTGATCCGAGCTTCAACCAAGCCGTCACCGCCGGGGGGAAGGTCCAGAACGTGGTTGGGTATGCCGGATCCTATTGCGCTGGTTTCCTTGTTGAAATATTCGGCATGGGAGCCGTTGTCTGGCCTCTGTATTTCCTTTATCTCGGGCTGGCTCGATTCGTGGCCCGGCTCAAGCTCTCGCCTCTGCGTTGGCTCGGTCTGGTCGGCCTGTTCGTGGCCTTCGAGGCCTGGGCCATGCACCCGTGGTTTTTCAATGTTCCCGAGGATGCTTACGGTCTCATCGGCAGCGGTTTCTTCGGCCGGTCCATCATCACCAAATACACGCTGCCGTATCTGCGGCCCGTGGGCACGTTTCTGCTCTGGCTGTTCGTGACCATCGTTTCCCTGCAGGCGGTTGTCGGCTTTACCTGGGCCTCGGTCTGGGCGCTGTTGGTCCGCTGGTGGGAGATTTACCGCGAAGGTGCCGCACGCCGCGCCGGAAAAAGGGCCGAGCGCCGTGAAGCCAAAGCCCTGGACAAGGAGCGGGCCGCCGAACCGGTCGAGGAGGACATGGGCCTTCAGTTCGTGGACCTCGACGCCGGAGAGGCTGATCGCCCGGCCAAGCCCGTTCAGCCGGTCAAGCAACCCAAGCCCAAACCCGCCCCGGTCAAACCCGCAGCCGCCAAGGCCCCGGCGGCTCCCGGCGGCTTGCCCAGCGTGGAATTGCTCACCGCACCTCCGGCCCAGCATACCTCACAGACTCCGGCCGTGTTGCAGCCCCTGGCTGACCGGTTGAAGGAGTGTCTCAACGATTTCAACGTTCAGGGCGAGATCCAGCGGGTGGTACCCGGCCCGGTGGTGACCATGTTCGAGTTCAAGCCCGCACCCGGGATCAAGGTTTCCAAGATCGAGAACCTGACCGACGATATCGCCTTGGCCCTACGCGCCGAATCCGTGCGTATCGAGGCTCCCATTCCGGGCAAGGACAGTGTCGGCGTCGAGATCCCGAACATCGAACGGGAGATGGTCTACCTGCGCGAGGTCCTGGAATCCAAGGAATTCACCGGATCGAAGTCGCCGCTGACCCTGGCCTTGGGCAAAGATATTCAGGGTGGCTTCAAAGTGGCCGACCTGGCGCGCATGCCGCACCTGCTGGTGGCGGGCGCCACCGGCGCGGGCAAGTCCGTGGGCATCAACGGCTTCCTGCTTTCCCTGTTGTACAAGGCCGGACCCGATGATGTGAAGCTTCTGCTGGTGGACCCAAAACGTATCGAACTGGCTCCATATGCCGATCTGCCGCATCTGGTCCACCCGGTGGTCACGGATATGAACATGGCCAAGAGCGCCCTGGAGTGGGCGGTCTTCGAGATGGACTGCCGCTATGAGAAGATGGCTCAGCTTGGAGTGCGCAACATCGAGGGGTACAACAAGAAACTTGAGGAAATGGGTGACAATGTTCCCGAGGAATTCGAGAACATGAAGCACATGCCGTACCTGGTCATCATCATCGACGAGTTGGCCGACCTGATGATGACCGCAGCCAAGGAAGTGGAGCAGTGCATCGTGCGGCTGGCGCAACTGGCCCGCGCCGCGGGCATCCACATGATACTGGCGACCCAGCGGCCCAGCGTGGACGTGGTCACCGGCCTGATCAAGGCCAACTTCCCCACGCGCATATCCTTTTTCGTGACCTCCAAGTTCGACTCCCGGACCATCCTCGACGGCGTGGGCGCGGAACGGCTGTTGGGCAAGGGCGACATGCTTTTCAAGCCGAGCGGCGGCAAGCTCAAGCGCATGCACGGGGCGTACGTGGACGAGACGGAAATTGCGCACGTGGTCGATTTTTGGAAGGAAGCCGTACCCCAGGAATTCGAACTCGACTTCAGCGACTGGAGCCCGGGAGGCGGGAGCGACGCGGCTCCTGGCGGCGTCGGGTCCACGGGCGACCCGGTGTACGACGAAGCGGTACAGTTCGTGCTTTCCCAGGGCAAGGCGTCCATTTCGCTGTTGCAGCGCAGACTGCGCATCGGGTTTAACCGCGCGGCCCGTTTCATCGAACAGATGGAAATGGACGGCATTCTCGGTCCCCAGGAGGGGAGCAAGCCGCGCAAGGTCATCAAGCCTGAATAA
- the efp gene encoding elongation factor P encodes MIQTKDFRTGLKIEIDGKPFEIVEFQHFKPGKGGAMVRTKLRQMMTGQVLDKTFRSGEKVDKPDMAVTEMQYIFKDGEHFVFMDLETYEQMHVPAANVGEKGGFIKEGDTVKVLLYNGELIGVDLPANVSLKVSQTDPGIQGDRVSNATKPATMETGLKVNVPLFVNEGDVIKVDTRSGEYLGRE; translated from the coding sequence ATGATTCAAACCAAGGATTTCAGGACCGGCCTGAAAATCGAAATCGACGGCAAGCCCTTCGAAATCGTCGAATTTCAGCATTTCAAGCCCGGCAAGGGCGGGGCCATGGTGCGCACCAAGTTGCGCCAGATGATGACTGGCCAGGTGCTGGACAAGACCTTCCGCTCCGGCGAAAAAGTGGACAAGCCGGACATGGCCGTCACCGAGATGCAGTACATCTTCAAGGACGGCGAGCACTTCGTGTTCATGGACCTCGAAACCTACGAGCAGATGCATGTGCCCGCCGCCAATGTGGGCGAGAAGGGCGGATTTATCAAGGAAGGTGACACCGTCAAGGTCCTCCTGTACAACGGCGAACTCATTGGCGTGGATTTGCCCGCCAACGTCAGCCTGAAGGTTTCCCAGACCGACCCCGGCATCCAGGGTGACCGCGTGTCCAACGCCACCAAGCCCGCCACCATGGAGACGGGCCTTAAGGTCAACGTCCCGCTCTTTGTCAATGAGGGCGACGTCATCAAGGTGGACACCCGAAGTGGAGAGTACCTTGGACGCGAATAA
- a CDS encoding type II 3-dehydroquinate dehydratase produces the protein MAAFKILLLNGPNLGHIGTRQPEIYGSRTMDDMPELLAQVMGDKATDVELAHFQSNSEGALIDRLEQAREEGVDGVVFNAGAYTHTSLALADCLAWIGIPCVEVHISNIWARTDQPLRQKSLMGERCVGVIAGFGILGYALGVQALYQRLRA, from the coding sequence ATGGCAGCATTCAAGATTTTGCTCCTGAACGGCCCCAACCTCGGCCACATAGGCACCCGTCAGCCCGAAATCTACGGCTCACGGACCATGGACGACATGCCAGAACTGTTGGCCCAGGTCATGGGCGACAAGGCGACCGACGTGGAACTGGCGCATTTTCAGTCCAATTCCGAAGGCGCGCTCATAGATCGGCTGGAACAGGCCCGGGAAGAAGGGGTGGACGGCGTGGTCTTCAACGCTGGAGCGTACACCCACACCTCGCTGGCCCTGGCCGATTGCCTGGCCTGGATCGGTATTCCCTGCGTGGAGGTGCACATCAGCAACATCTGGGCGCGCACGGACCAGCCCCTGCGCCAGAAATCCCTTATGGGCGAACGGTGCGTCGGCGTTATTGCCGGATTCGGGATTCTGGGTTATGCCCTCGGTGTCCAAGCGCTGTACCAGCGGCTTCGGGCATAG
- the yihA gene encoding ribosome biogenesis GTP-binding protein YihA/YsxC — protein MNRTIELVKTIYEIKQLEDIDAPQIALAGRSNVGKSSLVNRLAGRKALAKISSKPGKTRSLNYYRVDPDGYYLVDLPGYGYAKCSKQERLKWAKLIEAYMTGNRRLKAVAVLLDARLSPQKLDMELTGYVRSLSLPVIPILTKADKPKQRELAQLQQQWQDILQQDRLPLLFSSKTGKGEEKLWDRLGEYAGL, from the coding sequence ATGAACCGAACCATTGAGTTAGTCAAAACAATATACGAAATCAAGCAGCTTGAGGACATCGACGCCCCGCAGATCGCCCTGGCGGGACGATCCAACGTGGGCAAGTCCTCTCTGGTCAACCGGCTGGCCGGGCGCAAGGCGCTGGCCAAAATCAGCTCCAAGCCGGGCAAGACGCGCAGCCTCAACTACTATCGGGTGGACCCGGACGGCTACTACCTTGTGGATCTGCCCGGCTACGGCTACGCCAAATGCTCCAAGCAGGAGCGCCTCAAATGGGCCAAGCTCATTGAGGCGTACATGACCGGCAACCGGCGCCTCAAGGCCGTGGCCGTACTCTTGGACGCCCGACTCTCGCCGCAAAAACTCGACATGGAATTGACCGGCTACGTGCGTAGCCTGTCCCTTCCGGTCATCCCCATCCTGACCAAGGCCGACAAGCCCAAGCAGCGGGAACTGGCGCAGCTTCAGCAGCAGTGGCAGGACATCCTGCAGCAGGACCGCCTTCCCCTGCTCTTTTCGAGCAAGACCGGCAAAGGCGAGGAAAAGTTGTGGGACCGGCTCGGCGAGTACGCCGGACTGTAA
- a CDS encoding LptF/LptG family permease — protein MILGVLNRYLIRQNLYLMAICLVVGTSLYLLSDIFDRLDDFIRAGLGAQTILFYFAVKIPLIVSQLMPAVFLLAMVVQLGVLTRSREMLALRAGGVSFGWFIRFFVVYALIWGCGQLVFSQFLGAFGEQEANRIWKEDVRKKQLDELTIHNLWFRDGPFIVEAREAQPSKSRATGITVYEFTTDNQQLIRILTAKKALVDDHGWGLLDVHELDTRTFVTVDRASQFLSVRQNLKAYAAVELKGDTAQLPLPALSKAIQRLQESGSNVEMLLTIWHGKLAYAFSMVVMALLALMLVTFSENVYANIGLSLILIFIQYGTHVVGETAGEKGVLPPIVAAWLGNGIMGAVACLRLAWVTMPGFKSMIQTAVAGLIPRRT, from the coding sequence ATGATCCTCGGCGTCCTGAACCGATATCTCATTCGGCAGAATCTCTATCTCATGGCCATCTGCCTGGTCGTGGGCACCTCCCTCTATCTCCTGTCGGACATTTTCGACCGACTGGACGACTTCATCCGGGCGGGGCTGGGCGCGCAAACCATCCTCTTTTATTTCGCCGTCAAGATACCGCTCATCGTGTCGCAGCTCATGCCCGCGGTCTTTCTTCTGGCCATGGTCGTCCAACTGGGCGTGCTGACCCGTTCACGGGAGATGTTGGCCCTGCGCGCCGGTGGTGTTTCGTTTGGCTGGTTCATTCGCTTTTTCGTCGTCTACGCCCTGATCTGGGGCTGCGGACAACTTGTTTTTTCCCAGTTCCTCGGAGCGTTCGGTGAGCAGGAGGCCAACCGCATCTGGAAAGAGGATGTGCGCAAGAAGCAGTTGGACGAGTTGACCATCCACAACCTGTGGTTTCGGGACGGACCGTTTATCGTCGAGGCCAGAGAGGCTCAGCCGAGCAAAAGTCGGGCGACCGGCATCACGGTTTACGAATTTACCACGGACAATCAGCAATTGATCCGCATCCTGACCGCCAAGAAGGCGCTCGTCGATGATCATGGATGGGGGCTTTTGGACGTCCACGAATTGGACACCAGAACGTTCGTCACCGTGGACCGGGCGTCGCAGTTCCTGTCCGTGCGCCAGAATCTCAAGGCGTATGCGGCCGTGGAGCTTAAGGGCGATACCGCGCAGTTGCCTCTGCCCGCATTGTCCAAGGCCATACAACGCCTTCAGGAATCGGGGTCCAACGTGGAGATGCTGCTGACCATCTGGCACGGCAAGCTGGCCTACGCCTTTTCCATGGTGGTCATGGCCTTGCTGGCCCTGATGTTGGTGACCTTCTCCGAGAACGTCTACGCCAACATCGGCCTGTCGCTCATACTCATTTTCATTCAATACGGGACGCACGTGGTCGGGGAAACGGCCGGGGAAAAGGGCGTCCTGCCACCGATCGTCGCGGCCTGGCTCGGCAATGGAATCATGGGCGCTGTGGCCTGCCTGCGCCTGGCCTGGGTGACCATGCCGGGCTTCAAGTCCATGATCCAAACCGCCGTTGCGGGGCTCATCCCCCGGCGGACGTAA
- the lptF gene encoding LPS export ABC transporter permease LptF, which translates to MKLLQRQIFLELLKLFGLTVSCLLGLILVGRMLQLRSLFLSQDIGVLNIFQLFFYLTPFFLLLITPIATMLSVFLTFLRMSTDNELVALKASGVSLYRMLPAPVLFCSLCTLFAFFISFWGLAWGMDMFKTKLYYFAKTNSKFALQPGVFNKEFPGITFYAHQVDNETGELKFAFVRDDSIKGTSVVVVAPEAEVVSNPKEAKIHVVFHNGRIFRQNGNELNILKFGKYSIKLDLGRLLTGFNFAEQKAKDMAFFRLWDIRKDHSLMPHEDGRFFRKVDTEFYKRLTLPLGCFILGMFAIPIASVFRGLKQQFGLLLAMGLFMVYYTMFSIGVSMGESGIIAPEYGLWAPDVLFVFVALAGMRYANLERTPSIVHWLTHLRLRRRGGEAEA; encoded by the coding sequence GTGAAGCTTCTTCAGCGTCAGATCTTTCTGGAACTGCTCAAGCTCTTCGGCTTGACCGTATCCTGTCTCCTGGGGCTCATCCTGGTGGGCCGGATGCTTCAGTTGCGTTCGTTGTTCCTCTCCCAGGACATCGGCGTCCTGAACATTTTTCAGCTCTTTTTCTACCTGACGCCGTTCTTCCTGCTGCTGATCACGCCCATCGCCACCATGCTCAGCGTCTTCCTGACCTTCCTGCGCATGAGCACGGACAATGAGCTGGTGGCCCTCAAGGCGAGTGGGGTCAGCCTGTATCGCATGCTCCCCGCCCCGGTGCTTTTTTGCAGCTTGTGCACGCTGTTCGCCTTCTTCATTTCCTTTTGGGGGCTGGCGTGGGGCATGGACATGTTCAAGACGAAACTTTACTACTTCGCCAAGACCAACTCGAAATTCGCTTTGCAACCAGGTGTGTTCAATAAGGAATTCCCGGGCATCACCTTCTATGCCCACCAGGTGGACAACGAGACGGGCGAGTTGAAGTTCGCCTTTGTCCGCGATGATTCCATCAAGGGGACTTCGGTGGTCGTGGTCGCTCCCGAGGCCGAGGTGGTCTCCAATCCCAAGGAAGCCAAGATCCACGTGGTCTTCCACAACGGCCGCATTTTTCGCCAGAACGGCAACGAGTTGAATATCCTCAAGTTCGGCAAGTATTCCATCAAGCTCGATCTGGGCAGACTGCTGACGGGCTTCAATTTCGCCGAGCAGAAGGCCAAGGACATGGCGTTTTTTCGATTGTGGGACATCCGCAAGGACCACAGTCTCATGCCTCACGAAGACGGCCGCTTTTTCCGCAAGGTGGACACCGAATTCTACAAACGGCTGACCCTGCCGTTGGGTTGTTTCATCCTGGGCATGTTCGCCATCCCCATCGCCTCGGTCTTCCGGGGGCTCAAACAGCAGTTCGGCCTGCTTTTGGCCATGGGGCTGTTCATGGTTTATTACACCATGTTTTCCATCGGCGTGAGCATGGGCGAATCGGGTATCATCGCCCCCGAATATGGCTTGTGGGCTCCGGACGTGCTGTTCGTCTTCGTGGCCCTGGCGGGCATGCGTTACGCCAACCTTGAGCGCACACCCTCGATCGTTCACTGGTTGACGCACCTGCGGCTGCGCCGGAGGGGCGGGGAGGCCGAAGCATGA
- a CDS encoding undecaprenyl-diphosphate phosphatase: protein MAPWYVAIILGIVEGLTEFLPVSSTGHLIIAGHLLNFTGPKAETFEIVIQLGAILAVVVLYWDRFVGLIFPVGNRKFSGMHGLWLLFLTSLPASVVGLLTHHYIKAYLFSPFTVALALAAGAVLIFVVEAMDLKKTTQTVDEITPKIALGIGLFQCLALWPGFSRSASTIMGGMLLGAKRTVAAEYSFIAAVPIMFAATGYDFLKNYALFENSDLIFLLIGFVVSFIAAWLAIKGFIVLLGRLTLRPFAVYRLALAALILLFL, encoded by the coding sequence ATGGCACCTTGGTACGTTGCAATCATTCTCGGCATTGTTGAAGGGCTGACCGAATTCCTGCCCGTCTCAAGCACCGGTCACCTGATCATCGCCGGGCACCTTCTGAACTTCACCGGCCCCAAGGCCGAAACCTTCGAGATCGTCATTCAGCTCGGGGCCATCCTGGCCGTCGTGGTCCTGTACTGGGACCGCTTTGTGGGCCTGATCTTTCCGGTAGGAAATCGCAAATTCTCGGGCATGCACGGCCTGTGGCTCCTGTTCTTGACTTCCCTGCCCGCCTCGGTGGTCGGCCTGCTGACCCATCATTACATCAAGGCATACCTCTTTTCGCCCTTTACCGTGGCCCTGGCTCTGGCTGCGGGCGCGGTGCTCATTTTCGTGGTCGAAGCCATGGATCTCAAAAAAACCACCCAGACGGTGGATGAAATCACCCCGAAGATCGCGCTCGGCATCGGCTTGTTCCAGTGCCTGGCCCTGTGGCCGGGCTTTTCCCGCTCGGCGTCCACCATCATGGGCGGCATGCTTCTGGGGGCCAAGCGCACCGTGGCCGCCGAATATTCCTTCATTGCGGCCGTGCCCATCATGTTTGCCGCCACGGGCTACGATTTTCTGAAGAACTACGCGCTGTTTGAAAACAGCGACCTAATCTTCCTGCTCATCGGCTTTGTGGTCTCCTTCATCGCAGCCTGGCTGGCCATAAAAGGATTCATCGTCCTCCTCGGCCGCCTGACCCTGCGCCCCTTCGCCGTATACCGCCTGGCCCTGGCCGCCTTGATTCTCCTGTTTTTGTAA
- a CDS encoding DUF6538 domain-containing protein → MRRWAVYYFRQAVPADQRPVFNRHAPCYSLRA, encoded by the coding sequence ATGCGACGGTGGGCAGTTTACTACTTCCGACAGGCTGTCCCTGCCGACCAGAGGCCTGTTTTCAACCGTCACGCCCCCTGTTACTCCCTCCGCGCGTGA
- a CDS encoding recombinase family protein, with the protein MTLHKDLTSHSVALEFHKENLTFTGEDKPFQVLQLQIIGAVAQFEREIIKERQRAGIAKAQAMGKHCGRKAKLTEEQVQEIKNRIEKGEEKKGLSKEFGLSRQTLYRVIKL; encoded by the coding sequence CTGACCCTTCACAAAGACCTGACAAGCCATAGCGTCGCCCTGGAGTTCCACAAGGAGAATCTGACGTTCACCGGAGAGGACAAACCCTTTCAGGTGCTACAGCTTCAAATCATCGGAGCTGTTGCTCAGTTTGAGCGTGAGATCATCAAGGAGAGACAACGCGCGGGCATCGCCAAGGCTCAGGCTATGGGGAAACACTGCGGCAGAAAGGCCAAGCTCACTGAAGAACAGGTTCAGGAAATCAAGAACCGAATCGAAAAAGGCGAGGAAAAGAAGGGACTGTCCAAAGAGTTTGGTCTCAGCCGCCAGACGCTGTATCGGGTGATTAAGCTGTGA
- a CDS encoding zinc ribbon domain-containing protein, with the protein MEFRNPTNGYVEEVNPAETFILTLFFGPIYFAINGIWTHFVGGIIIATITFGISWLVYPFFAFSIVKESYLKKGWIEFDEKNESYIKKPGKIELPEKNIKCPHCGALMNESFTWCRNCNKPLPKHLVTPEERECPFCAELIKAKAIKCKHCGSEVNPLQEKERTVAKKVIQETQVSKSEPIKVKPIKNEKPESRPLKKEFSFPKKELVFVLIILGGGLSFAAYTQFTHDQNESSTPKAQVIDTTKELIDRTRALVSEEKYEEAIQYIDKQDWNSELAKLKTSSRIMLARKNIHRLEPLVHNDRKANDIKLLYANYLELASLDYKNTDIQAFNRAERMRNTIVEKELLADVKKVPSSDIEKNVKFYKELAGLNPRSTLYKEKLAYYEKKLEAAKPESCYSLGYRGGICAGKSMVGVACDPQNDIVLPVRCRNKDETARGMKAGIKYAYDSLGVPYQ; encoded by the coding sequence ATGGAATTTAGAAACCCTACAAATGGTTACGTAGAGGAAGTTAATCCAGCGGAAACATTTATATTAACCCTTTTTTTCGGGCCAATTTATTTTGCAATCAATGGAATTTGGACTCACTTCGTAGGTGGGATAATAATAGCCACTATAACATTTGGAATATCTTGGCTAGTGTACCCTTTTTTTGCGTTCTCAATTGTAAAAGAAAGCTACTTAAAAAAGGGGTGGATAGAATTTGATGAAAAAAATGAATCTTATATTAAGAAACCAGGCAAGATTGAATTACCAGAAAAAAATATTAAATGCCCTCACTGTGGAGCTTTAATGAACGAATCTTTCACTTGGTGTAGGAATTGTAACAAGCCATTGCCCAAGCATCTCGTTACACCGGAAGAAAGAGAATGTCCCTTCTGTGCTGAATTGATTAAAGCTAAGGCAATTAAATGCAAGCACTGTGGGTCAGAAGTTAATCCACTACAAGAGAAGGAAAGAACTGTTGCCAAGAAAGTAATACAAGAGACGCAGGTATCTAAATCAGAACCCATAAAAGTTAAGCCTATCAAGAACGAAAAACCGGAAAGCCGTCCCCTCAAAAAGGAATTTTCTTTCCCAAAGAAAGAACTTGTATTTGTCCTCATAATCTTGGGTGGCGGCTTAAGCTTCGCTGCGTATACGCAATTTACTCACGACCAAAATGAGAGCAGCACTCCAAAAGCACAGGTGATAGATACAACTAAGGAACTGATAGATAGAACAAGAGCACTGGTATCAGAAGAAAAATACGAAGAGGCAATTCAATACATTGATAAGCAAGACTGGAACAGCGAGCTTGCGAAATTGAAAACTTCAAGTCGAATTATGCTTGCACGTAAAAACATACACAGACTTGAACCACTTGTGCATAATGACAGAAAAGCAAATGACATAAAACTGTTGTATGCAAATTACTTAGAGCTTGCTTCACTTGATTACAAGAACACAGATATACAAGCATTTAATAGAGCTGAAAGGATGCGCAATACGATAGTAGAAAAAGAATTGTTAGCAGATGTAAAAAAAGTACCAAGCTCTGACATTGAAAAAAATGTTAAATTCTACAAAGAACTTGCGGGGCTAAATCCTAGAAGTACGCTTTATAAAGAAAAACTAGCTTATTATGAAAAAAAATTAGAAGCAGCCAAGCCAGAAAGCTGTTATTCCCTTGGGTACAGGGGAGGTATATGTGCCGGAAAATCAATGGTCGGCGTAGCTTGTGACCCTCAAAATGACATTGTTCTCCCAGTTAGATGTAGAAATAAAGATGAAACTGCACGAGGTATGAAAGCGGGGATTAAATACGCATATGACTCTTTAGGAGTACCGTACCAATAA
- a CDS encoding desulfoferrodoxin family protein: MSSRRIFLKSALALAAGLSLGVRKASADTGPFPSNIVYTAEDPGQWAKKAAIHLPQVSMADGKLTVRTKHSMSADHFIVRHTVVGADGKFFGAQVFTPGDKPVSTYDLPPKGEYYATSFCNLHDFWVTKFTV, translated from the coding sequence ATGAGCAGCAGACGTATTTTCCTCAAATCGGCCCTGGCCCTGGCGGCCGGACTTTCCTTGGGCGTTCGCAAGGCTTCGGCCGATACCGGCCCGTTTCCCTCGAACATCGTCTATACGGCCGAAGACCCGGGCCAATGGGCGAAAAAAGCCGCCATCCATCTGCCCCAGGTGAGCATGGCGGACGGCAAATTGACCGTGCGGACCAAGCATTCCATGAGCGCGGACCATTTCATCGTGCGTCACACGGTGGTCGGTGCGGACGGCAAATTCTTTGGCGCGCAGGTTTTCACGCCCGGGGACAAGCCTGTATCCACCTACGACCTCCCGCCCAAGGGCGAGTATTACGCCACCAGCTTTTGTAACCTGCACGACTTCTGGGTGACCAAATTCACGGTCTAG
- a CDS encoding LysE family transporter, translating into MLGIILFCIGVMYTPGPVNILSLNCGMQRGPLSHIPFCLGVGAALAFWFALVGYAGVAVVGGPMLPVIAGLGTCFILYLGWKVVTADVDAPKTDKPVAALDFKDGLFMQLLNPKAFMVVLPVTTIQFPAAGIAGADVAIWSLALGALGVGAPLSYAAIGAAVTRRLGDTRYFRYLNYVMGGMLFVVAADMAYEHVYLPWGG; encoded by the coding sequence ATGCTCGGCATTATCCTGTTCTGTATAGGGGTCATGTACACCCCCGGCCCGGTAAACATTCTCAGCTTGAATTGCGGCATGCAGCGCGGACCATTGTCACATATTCCATTCTGCCTGGGCGTGGGCGCGGCGCTGGCCTTCTGGTTTGCCCTGGTGGGGTATGCCGGGGTCGCCGTTGTCGGTGGTCCCATGCTTCCGGTTATTGCCGGGCTGGGGACCTGTTTTATTCTCTATCTCGGCTGGAAGGTCGTCACCGCCGACGTGGACGCGCCCAAAACCGACAAGCCCGTGGCCGCGCTGGACTTCAAGGACGGGTTGTTCATGCAGTTGCTCAACCCCAAGGCGTTCATGGTGGTTTTGCCTGTGACCACCATTCAGTTTCCGGCCGCCGGGATAGCCGGTGCGGATGTGGCCATCTGGTCCCTGGCGTTGGGGGCATTGGGCGTGGGCGCGCCCCTTTCCTATGCGGCCATCGGGGCGGCTGTCACCAGGCGCTTGGGCGACACGCGTTATTTTCGGTATCTGAACTACGTCATGGGCGGCATGCTCTTTGTCGTGGCGGCCGACATGGCCTATGAACACGTTTACCTGCCTTGGGGGGGGTAG